In Bacteroidota bacterium, a single genomic region encodes these proteins:
- a CDS encoding alkaline phosphatase family protein: MKDSRRSFIKKAGLLSAGAFVAPYILPSGRLFAATGIRRANHVVFCLFAGGVRNLETIQKAEGNLMPYTLSGTEAISSDILAGMSPLPAPIGNPLQLSGTLFKDFRYKSGPTGHFNGHTTAITGVYTDNDLDIKTNPQYPTVFEYYRKHNSPSQTALNAWWISNALGPYPALNFSKDSNYGALYGGNHIQPAAIIGSGYDALGHPKVFSSAQASAAKSMRSFLDNNFANQTKAADAGVTNGESDAVKIETFIQQSFVDAASGLYNNPWNLGASMNNDMYNIFFAEKIMQQFKPELMVVNMQDVDIAHSNFTEYCNNMRKADYALTHLWNTIQSTPGMANDTVLIVAPEHGRNLTHNSIVDNFGRYALDHTNDQTSREIFCLVLGPPGKVKTNTVFANPSGIGESIDIVPTIADVLGFYNDIPMSYRSRMGSPLTQAFI, from the coding sequence ATGAAGGACTCGCGTAGAAGTTTTATAAAAAAGGCTGGACTCTTGTCGGCCGGTGCGTTTGTGGCTCCTTATATTTTGCCTTCCGGCAGATTGTTTGCTGCCACCGGAATACGAAGGGCCAATCACGTGGTATTTTGCTTATTTGCGGGCGGTGTTAGAAATTTAGAAACCATTCAAAAGGCAGAAGGAAATTTAATGCCGTATACCCTTTCAGGAACTGAAGCAATTTCTTCTGATATCCTTGCCGGGATGAGTCCTTTACCGGCACCTATTGGGAATCCATTACAACTCAGTGGAACTTTATTTAAAGATTTTAGATACAAAAGCGGACCTACCGGACATTTTAATGGGCATACCACGGCCATTACAGGCGTATACACGGATAATGATTTAGATATCAAAACCAATCCGCAGTATCCTACCGTTTTTGAGTATTACCGCAAGCATAATTCACCCTCACAAACGGCTTTAAACGCATGGTGGATTAGCAATGCATTGGGACCTTATCCGGCGTTAAATTTTAGTAAGGACAGTAATTATGGTGCATTGTATGGAGGAAATCACATTCAACCTGCCGCCATCATTGGTTCGGGTTATGATGCATTGGGCCATCCAAAAGTATTTTCATCTGCGCAAGCATCGGCAGCGAAATCGATGCGTAGCTTTTTGGATAACAATTTTGCCAATCAAACTAAAGCAGCCGATGCAGGGGTTACAAATGGCGAAAGTGATGCAGTAAAAATTGAAACGTTTATTCAGCAATCATTTGTTGATGCGGCATCAGGGCTCTATAACAATCCATGGAACCTAGGTGCCAGCATGAATAACGATATGTACAATATCTTTTTTGCTGAAAAAATTATGCAGCAATTCAAGCCCGAGTTGATGGTAGTGAACATGCAAGACGTTGATATTGCGCATTCTAATTTTACAGAGTATTGCAATAATATGCGGAAAGCAGATTATGCCTTAACCCATTTGTGGAATACTATTCAAAGCACGCCGGGCATGGCTAACGATACTGTATTAATTGTTGCTCCGGAACACGGAAGAAATTTAACACACAATTCCATTGTAGATAATTTCGGTCGCTATGCGCTAGATCACACGAATGATCAAACTTCACGAGAAATATTTTGCCTTGTGTTGGGTCCTCCCGGTAAGGTGAAAACGAATACGGTTTTTGCCAATCCATCCGGTATAGGAGAGAGCATTGATATTGTTCCAACAATTGCGGATGTACTTGGATTTTATAACGATATACCCATGAGCTACCGAAGCCGTATGGGAAGTCCACTAACTCAAGCTTTTATATAG